TCAATCCTACTAATGGGAGTTGATACGGGAACAACTGAGCGTTCTTCTACTTGGGAGGGTAATAGTGACTCGATGATATTAGTGACAGTTAATCCGGAAACCCAGAAAACAACGATGACGAGCTTAGAACGTGATATTTTAGTCAAATTAAAAGGGCCAGCGTCTAATGATCAAAACGGCGAAGAAGCTAAGCTTAATGCTGCTTATGCAGCAGGTGGTGCTAGAATGGCTAAGATGACTGTTGAGGAGATGCTTGATATTGATATTGATTATTACATGCAAATCAATATGCAAGGCTTGATGGATTTGGTTGATGCTGTTGATGGTATTACTGTTACGAATAACTTTGATTTTCCAATCTCCATTTCTCAAACAGAGCCGGATTATAAAGCGACTGTAGCACCTGGTACGCACCGTATCAATGGTGAACAAGCCTTGGTATACTCACGCATGCGTTATGATGATCCGGAAGGTGACTATGGTCGTCAAAAGCGCCAACGTGAGGTTATTCAAAAAGTGATGCAGAAAGTTTTAAAGCTAGGTAACAGTGTTGCTTCTTATAAGAAAATTTTAAACGCTGTTGCAGGCAATATGCAAACAGATATTAAAATCAATTCTTCAACTATTCCTAGTTTATTCCAGTATGCAGATACGGTGCAGCATATCAAGGAATATCAATTAAAAGGTGAAGATGCAGACATTAATGGCGGGTCTTATCAGATTCCTACAGCCAAAGCACTCTTAAAGATTCAAAATACAATTAAAAAGCAACTAGGTAAAGCAGTTAATAGTTTACAGCAGTTGAAGACGAACGTGATTACCTACGAAGAACTCTATGGACTTGATGTTCCCTTAGATGACTCTTCTGAAGAGGAGTCTGTTGCTACGGAAGACAGTACTGGAACGGTGAATCATCAATATGGAGATGAGACAATTCAAGGTTCTCAAGAAACGTATCCAGTGAACGATGGTACACAAGTATTTTATAACGACCAAGTACCGGCAGACCAAGGATATTACGGCGAGACGGGTCAACCAGCTTATTAAGAAGAAAAGTGATAAGCTTATGATCCGCCTAGAAAAGTCATCTTTTGATGGCTTTTTTGTTTTTTGTTGCACAGGGTCACGATTAGTAAGTACTCAATGTTGACTATATATTTAGTGACTTAAATGATAATTCCTGTCTTACTATCTGAGAAAAGGAATGACTTTTATGATGTTAGTTAATGTTTACTTAATAGGTTATTTGTTACTATTTCTTTAGGAATAAACAAATAGTTGATATTCTTTGAAGGCCACTTCAAGGTAGTTAATGGTGTTTTATAGTCTTTTGCATGACCTTTGCTATTTTTTGCTTTTTGATTTCTAGGATTAGTCTTCAAAATCTCCTCATGAGGTTTTGAGTTTTCTGCGCCTCAGCTTCCTATCTGAAAGTTACTTGATTTAACTGTATAGCCTTATGGCTAGTAACGAGATGACATGGCATTCACATTGATTTTGAGAAGCTAGCGAATTAACATTTTAAGGAAAAAGGATTGCGCATTGACTTGTCGCATGCTATAATGTAAGGGTCTTCAGGGCAGGGTGAAATTCCCGACCGGCGGTGTCTAGGCAACTAGAAGTCCGCGAGCGAAAGCTGATGTGGTGTGATTCCACAACCGACAGTAGAGTCTGGATGGGAGAAGACGAAGATTGACTAGATAAGACTGGCTTTTTGACAGCCAATCTTCAGATTCTCTGATTTTTAAGAAATTGGAGGAACCTTTGATGACAAACACACGTAAGATGGCTTATATTGCTATCCTTTCAGCTATTTCATTTTTATTGCTCTTTTTCAATTTTCCTATTTTGCCAGCAGCAAGTTTTTTGAAAATTGATTTTAGTGTGATTCCGATTTTATTAGCCTTATTGTTGTTTGATTTAAAATCGGCTTATGTTGTCTTGCTCTTACGTACGCTTTTAAAATTTATATTGAATTTTGAAGGGGTTAATACCTGGGTCGGTATGCCAATGAATGTACTTGCTCTAGGTTTGTTTGTAACGGTATTTGCTCTTGTCTGGAAAAATCATCAGACGCTTAAGACCTATGTCTCAGCAGCTGTTATTGCGACAATCGCTTTAACATTAGCTATGTTAGTATTGAATCTCTTTTTCGCAATACCGCTTTACATCAAGTTTGCAGGATGGCCACCAGAAGCTCTAACAATGACTTCATATATTGTGCCAGCTGTGATACCATTTAACCTCTTGCAGGGAGCTATCCTATCGCTAGTCTTTTACCCTGCATACTTGGGCACTCAAAATGTTCTTTTAAAATATCAAAACTAACTAATGGAGGCTGAGCGTAAAGTCCAGCTTTTCTATTGTTTGTAAGATCCGAACACAGCGGTTGGGAGAAATGATAAGCGATTTATCTGACAGTTGCTTAGGTTTTTTTATATTTCAAGTGTCACCTGCCGACTAGCTCTTATTAGGTCTGGTTTCCAATCTCTTCTCATCATTCCTCTGATTGTGGGAGTTAAGTGGAGGGGGAAAAGGTTTGGATAATCTGTTCAATCGGAGATAAAAGAGAGAAGAAGGGCTCTTTTTTCGGTAGAGATCTTTCCAACTCCTTTTACCATTAATATTTGAGAGAAAATGCTATAATACTATTATGAAAAACAAACAGACTTATCTTTTGAGAGCATCTATTGCTCTTGTTTTATTCATGATACTTGGTTATACAGTCAAGTTTTATCCTGAAACATTGGTTACCTTTGATGAAGCCATCCAAACAGCAGTGCGTGGTTCTCTACCAGCATCAGCCACTTCTTTCTTTAGTGGCGTCACGGTTTTGGGCAATACCTTAACCTTTGTTTTGATGCTACTTGTTCTAGTTGCCTTCATTTACTTTGTGAAAAAATGGAAAATGGAAGCTATTTTCCTGGGGATTACAGGAGCTCTGTCTGGTCTCTTGATTGTCGGTTCTAAGTATCTTTATGGGAGAGCCAGACCAAGCCTAGAACATTTAGTATCGGCTCATGGTTTTTCATTTCCTAGTGGTCATGCGACGGGGTCGATGATGATCTATGGTTTTATGCTTATCATTGCTCATCAGCGAATCAAATCAAAAGGTTTGAGAATACTAGTAGAAGCTTTAATAGCACTCTTGATTGCCTTGATTGGTTTATCACGTATCTACGTAGGTGTTCATTACCCAACAGATGTTCTAGGAGGTTTTATCTTAGGATTTGCTTGTCTAAATATCATTTACCCTTTTTATGATCAGAAACGCTTTGAATCTCGTTTTCAAGGAAAACAAAAATAATGAAAAAGGGTCTTTGTTACCCATTGCAGAAATGATAGAGCCTAAAACAAAAACGAATTTGGTCTTCCAAATTCGTTTTTACTTACCAAAGTCCCATTAGTTTTTGCATGAGTAGACTGACAAAGGAAATGAAAAACCAAGAAAGTCCGCCCATAATGATGGCTTTGCCACCGCGTTTGAAAAGGTTGGCTATATTGGTATTAAGACCAATAGCGCTCATGGCCATGACGATGAAAAATTTTGAGGTGTTTTTTAAAAAGTCGACCAAAGGAGTTGGTAGATGTAGGACGGTAGTAACTAATGATGCTAAGATAAAATAGAGAATAAAGGTTGGGAATACTTTTTTTAACTTAAAAGCATTGTTTCTATCTCCTGTCTGATGGCGTTTCATTTCATAAAACGAAAGTCCCAGTGTAATAGGAATGATCGCTAATGTCCTCGTTAGTTTAACAATGGTAGCGCCGTCAAGTGTATTAGCGTTATAGAGGTTATCCCAAGCTGTTGCCGTTGCGGTTACAGAGGACGTATCGTTAACAGCTGTTCCTGCAAAGAGAGCAAAGCCATCATTGGATAAGCCAAGCGCATGCCCCAAGGTTGGAAACAATAGGGCAGCCAGGATATTAAACAAAAAGATAACAGAGATCGCCTGGGCAACATCTTCTTCCTTAGCCTTGATAACAGGTGCGGTAGCAGCGATGGCAGAGCCGCCGCAAATAGATGATCCAACGGCAACTAGTGTAGCGATGTGACGATCAAGGTTTAGGATTTTTTTCAAAGGAAAAGCGAGTAATAAAGCCGTCAAAATAGTCGCAAGGATGATGGGGAGAGACTGGCTACCGACAGCTAGTACCTGTTTGAGGTTGAGACCAAACCCAAGGAGAACAACAGCTGTTTGAAGGATAGTTTTCGAGGAATAGTTGATACCTGCCTGGGTTTGCCTGCGATTAGTGTGCCAAATGGCGATGATCATGCCGATGAAAATGGCAAATACAGGAGCTCCGATAAGTGGTAACCATTGGCCTAGG
The sequence above is drawn from the Streptococcus pluranimalium genome and encodes:
- the lytR gene encoding glycopolymer--peptidoglycan transferase LytR → MKLGKKILLMILLIITTTFVAAGVYLGSAYIFSTDALSKTFKGFEGEKVSKAIDKTEPFSILLMGVDTGTTERSSTWEGNSDSMILVTVNPETQKTTMTSLERDILVKLKGPASNDQNGEEAKLNAAYAAGGARMAKMTVEEMLDIDIDYYMQINMQGLMDLVDAVDGITVTNNFDFPISISQTEPDYKATVAPGTHRINGEQALVYSRMRYDDPEGDYGRQKRQREVIQKVMQKVLKLGNSVASYKKILNAVAGNMQTDIKINSSTIPSLFQYADTVQHIKEYQLKGEDADINGGSYQIPTAKALLKIQNTIKKQLGKAVNSLQQLKTNVITYEELYGLDVPLDDSSEEESVATEDSTGTVNHQYGDETIQGSQETYPVNDGTQVFYNDQVPADQGYYGETGQPAY
- a CDS encoding ECF transporter S component: MTNTRKMAYIAILSAISFLLLFFNFPILPAASFLKIDFSVIPILLALLLFDLKSAYVVLLLRTLLKFILNFEGVNTWVGMPMNVLALGLFVTVFALVWKNHQTLKTYVSAAVIATIALTLAMLVLNLFFAIPLYIKFAGWPPEALTMTSYIVPAVIPFNLLQGAILSLVFYPAYLGTQNVLLKYQN
- a CDS encoding phosphatase PAP2 family protein, which codes for MKNKQTYLLRASIALVLFMILGYTVKFYPETLVTFDEAIQTAVRGSLPASATSFFSGVTVLGNTLTFVLMLLVLVAFIYFVKKWKMEAIFLGITGALSGLLIVGSKYLYGRARPSLEHLVSAHGFSFPSGHATGSMMIYGFMLIIAHQRIKSKGLRILVEALIALLIALIGLSRIYVGVHYPTDVLGGFILGFACLNIIYPFYDQKRFESRFQGKQK
- a CDS encoding YeiH family protein, which produces MSTLKLRLPGLALCLVIATSAWFLGQWLPLIGAPVFAIFIGMIIAIWHTNRRQTQAGINYSSKTILQTAVVLLGFGLNLKQVLAVGSQSLPIILATILTALLLAFPLKKILNLDRHIATLVAVGSSICGGSAIAATAPVIKAKEEDVAQAISVIFLFNILAALLFPTLGHALGLSNDGFALFAGTAVNDTSSVTATATAWDNLYNANTLDGATIVKLTRTLAIIPITLGLSFYEMKRHQTGDRNNAFKLKKVFPTFILYFILASLVTTVLHLPTPLVDFLKNTSKFFIVMAMSAIGLNTNIANLFKRGGKAIIMGGLSWFFISFVSLLMQKLMGLW